The Penaeus chinensis breed Huanghai No. 1 chromosome 29, ASM1920278v2, whole genome shotgun sequence genome window below encodes:
- the LOC125040613 gene encoding ABC transporter F family member 4-like, producing the protein MGILYKKGKGPFGSWKRYYFVLKGQLLMYYYSEHDYKELSSFKGSLDLTMLDEVRQKKRGFLKSHFPFALGRRNLKHIMLAAETSEQRDQWMSVLRSSLLRPTGGSGNRSDSNIPAPRVGDSLQEKSATLPARAKNSPASSSLSESEDEDKKDEAKEEEAKEDDEPKLIQPKKVQRIPMSPMGQIKIDAVRLRKVDKKPLEDKKDRDKAEGEEAPEELDPEAKFGVKLKKHHLSVTSATRGDVGEAKEAKEEAKEETKETSLTPSSKRPNKNPIIPLGKSPLLSRPEGELLKTSSPETQRRGGTPERKKSPSPSIPLSRGVHSVLAKSGEEGDEEGERGDREGREEGEEKRADGVDAREREGSEKNPTTKPNRSPSSSSPSESEEEEEKEKEEKKDKGKEESKEKKDKEKEKEDEEKKVRGIPLSPPVPMKPKKKERRPSRDPGHREDKGEKEDAPKALDPDAPFEPKVKGDVAAAAEDGGEKEKAKERTPGDSERARGSASPGAKEDSPSSFSSASRDQDLSSQGSLSRQGSEGEFLQVSVTLKESAGDESEYDQLDEDVLRSVKPSGTPDAAAGVASDGERDQKASEASLKPPSPHHTPSSSETSSPASIRTLEENEKPRLPKQGSCSAGATPPRSPFRRRSNTNDSSGSCKSEPETPEKKSGKFKAIFARGRSGSLDVGRPDSGKGEYEVKGKNSSAFSKFLHKKMSKEKVKKEREGSSPDMKKSLETAREAAPADPVTPREAREADAPSTPKEAIPTVNVVSALPEESEGPGEAEVAVTLRFGFQASGESRGSTYSRSSTASREQDPPPMVPEKTRIREKSPVHDIPRSNRPVPAMHSIPKEEPRAVEGKVVDGNISLEQINAILSAKESKRRQSREREGSVEGDAAKGLGARRPSSISTTSVESDEPLPKTNFIDCDISSSSSGSLKDQARSRDSVGSGDHVRLSADLEAAADTEASVTLRKPKLTDSLTAGPRVSLTQPEFTVVEEDAAAASPETERQTRGASPDDRRSESDIDDDGDDEDEEAEQSDYFPVVGVEVRPPSPTNLKLHDSPTLNITRLKAFIGEMEKEDAKPSSVRTGISRLGHSAAVEKLKEEITEEPRD; encoded by the exons GGTCCCTTCGGCTCCTGGAAGCGCTACTACTTCGTCCTCAAGGGACAGCTCCTCATGTACTACTACTCGGAGCACGACTACAAGGAGCTGTCGAGTTTCAAGGGCTCGCTCGATCTCACGATGCTGGATGAAgtgagacagaagaagaggggcTTCTTGAAGTCGCACTTCCCCTTCGCCCTCGGCAGGAGGAACCTCAAGCACATTATGctg GCGGCCGAGACGAGCGAGCAGAGAGACCAGTGGATGTCGGTCCTGAGAAGCTCGCTACTGAGACCAACGGGCGGGTCTGGGAATCGGTCGGACTCGAACATCCCTGCTCCTCGGGTCGGGGACTCGTTGCAGGAG AAAAGCGCGACGTTGCCCGCGCGAGCCAAGAACTCGCCCGCATCCTCGTCCTTGAGTGAGTCTGAGGACGAGGACAAGAAGGACGAGgccaaggaggaggaggccaaggaGGATGACGAACCCAAGCTCATTCAGCCCAAGAAGGTGCAGAGGATCCCCATGAGCCCGATGGGGCAGATCAAAATCGACGCCGTGAGGCTGAGGAAGGTCGACAAAAAGCCCCTCGAGGACAAGAAGGACCGGGACAAGGCCGAGGGAGAAGAAGCGCCGGAGGAACTCGATCCTGAGGCCAAATTTGGGGTGAAGCTGAAGAAGCACCATCTGTCGGTTACGTCGGCGACGCGAGGGGACGtcggggaggcgaaggaggcgaaggaggaggcgaaggaggagacgaaggagacgtCCTTAACGCCGAGCTCGAAGCGTCCTAATAAGAATCCGATCATTCCTCTGGGCAAGAGTCCTCTGCTGAGCCGTCCCGAAGGCGAGCTCCTGAAGACGTCCTCGCCGGAGAcccagaggagaggagggacgccCGAGAGGAAGAAGTCCCCCTCGCCGAGCATCCCGCTCTCCAGGGGCGTCCATTCCGTGCTGGCCAAGTCGGGCGAAGAGGGGGACGAAGAGGGCGAGCGAGGGGACcgcgaaggaagagaggaaggggaagagaagcgaGCAGATGGCGTCGACGCTCGGGAAAGGGAAGGCAGCGAG AAGAACCCGACCACGAAACCCAACAGATCGCCCTCATCTTCGTCGCCGAGCGagtccgaggaggaggaggagaaggagaaggaggaaaagaaggacaaggggaaggaggagagcaaggagaagaaggacaaagagaaggagaaggaggacgaggaaaagaaggTACGGGGAATCCCCCTCAGTCCCCCGGTCCCGATGAAACCCAAGAAGAAAGAGCGTCGGCCCTCGAGGGATCCGGGACACCGAGAGGACAAGGGCGAGAAGGAAGACGCGCCAAAGGCTCTCGATCCCGACGCGCCATTCGAGCCGAAGGTGAAAGGGGACGTCGCGGCGGCGGCTGAGGATggcggggaaaaggagaaagccaAGGAGAGGACGCCGGGGGACTCTGAGCGGGCGAGGGGCAGCGCGTCTCCGGGGGCGAAGGAGGACAGTCCGAGCTCCTTCAGCTCGGCCTCGAGGGACCAAGATCTGTCCTCGCAGGGCTCCCTCTCGAGACAGGGATCGGAGGGGGAATTCCTGCAGGTCTCGGTGACGCTCAAGGAGAGCGCGGGGGACGAGTCTGAGTACGACCAGCTGGACGAAGACGTTTTGCGAAGCGTGAAGCCAAGTGGGACTCCAGACGCGGCGGCCGGAGTGGCGAGCGACGGCGAGCGAGATCAGAAAGCTTCGGAAGCCTCCCTGAAGCCTCCTTCCCCGCACCACACGCCCTCCTCGTCCGAAACTTCGTCCCCGGCTTCGATCAGAACTCTAGAGGAAAACGAAAAGCCGAGGCTGCCGAAGCAAGGCAGCTGCAGCGCCGGAGCCACGCCCCCGAGAAGCCCCTTCAGGCGCAGGAGCAACACCAACGATAGTTCCGGGTCGTGCAAGAGCGAACCTGAGACGCCGGAGAAAAAGTCGGGCAAGTTCAAGGCCATCTTTGCGCGCGGTCGGTCCGGGAGTCTGGACGTGGGGCGCCCCGACAGCGGGAAGGGGGAATACGAGGTCAAGGGCAAGAACAGCAGCGCCTTCTCCAAGTTCCTGCACAAGAAAATGTCCAAAGAGAAggtcaaaaaggagagagaaggttcGTCTCCTGATATGAAAAAGAGTTTGGAGACGGCCAGGGAAGCCGCGCCGGCCGACCCAGTGACTCCTCGGGAAGCGCGAGAGGCGGACGCCCCTTCGACGCCAAAGGAAGCGATACCCACGGTGAACGTCGTGTCTGCCCTGCCGGAGGAGAGCGAGGGCCCCGGTGAAGCGGAGGTGGCGGTCACCCTGCGTTTCGGCTTCCAGGCGAGCGGCGAGTCGCGGGGCAGCACCTACAGCcgctcctccaccgcctccagaGAGCAGGACCCGCCGCCGATGGTGCCAGAGAAGACCCGAATCCGAGAGAAGTCCCCCGTGCACGACATCCCGCGCTCCAACAGGCCCGTGCCCGCGATGCACTCGATCCCGAAGGAGGAGCCCCGGGCCGTGGAGGGCAAGGTCGTGGACGGCAACATTTCCCTGGAGCAGATCAACGCGATCCTCAGCGCCAAGGAGAGCAAGAGGCGCCAGTCCCGCGAGCGAGAGGGCTCCGTGGAGGGCGACGCGGCCAAGGGCCTGGGCGCCCGCAggccctcctccatctccaccacgagCGTCGAGAGTGACGAGCCTCTCCCCAAGACCAACTTTATCGACTGTGATATTTCCTCCTCGAGCTCGGGGAGTCTCAAGGACCAGGCGAGGAGCCGCGACTCAGTGGGCTCCGGCGACCATGTGCGCCTGTCAGCCGACCTCGAGGCGGCGGCCGACACGGAGGCGTCCGTCACTCTCCGCAAACCGAAGCTGACGGACAGCCTCACTGCCGGGCCGAGGGTGAGCCTCACGCAGCCCGAATTCACGGTCGTCGAGGAGGACGCGGCCGCCGCTTCCCCAGAGACGGAGCGCCAGACTCGGGGCGCCTCTCCGGACGACCGTCGAAGCGAAAGCGATAtcgacgacgacggcgacgacgaagacgaggaggCGGAGCAGAGCGACTACTTCCCCGTCGTCGGCGTGGAGGTGCGGCCGCCCTCCCCGACTAACCTGAAGCTGCACGACTCGCCGACGCTGAACATCACCCGACTCAAGGCCTTcataggagagatggagaaggaggacgcCAAGCCTTCCAGCGTGAGGACGGGCATCAGCCGCCTGGGCCACAGCGCCGCCGTCGAGAAACTCAAAGAGGAGATCACCGAGGAGCCGCGAGACTGA